The following are from one region of the Hydrogenimonas sp. SS33 genome:
- the rpmI gene encoding 50S ribosomal protein L35 — MPKMKTVRGAAKRFKVKKSGKIKRGSAFRSHILTKMSQKRKRRLRNPQYVADVDAARVKTMLGMK, encoded by the coding sequence ATGCCGAAAATGAAGACGGTACGCGGCGCAGCCAAGCGCTTCAAAGTCAAGAAGAGCGGCAAAATCAAACGCGGAAGCGCGTTTCGAAGCCACATTCTGACCAAAATGAGCCAGAAGCGCAAGCGCAGACTCCGCAATCCCCAGTATGTGGCGGATGTGGATGCAGCACGCGTCAAAACCATGCTTGGAATGAAATAG
- the infC gene encoding translation initiation factor IF-3, with protein sequence MSKKNDVIMNDDIRARELRLVGDDGTQYGIVSRDEALNKAADMGLDLVLIAPQANPPVAKIMDYGKFKYQQEKKKKEAKKKQKQIEVKEIKLSVKIADNDINYKVKHAREFLEQGKHVKFRVFLRGREMANPEAGVEVLKKVWPMVEDIADLEKGPFHEGRYINMYVVPKKEPQAKK encoded by the coding sequence GATGTGATCATGAACGACGATATCCGGGCGCGGGAGCTGCGCCTGGTAGGTGACGACGGGACGCAGTACGGGATCGTCAGCCGCGACGAGGCGCTGAACAAGGCAGCCGATATGGGGCTGGACCTGGTCCTCATCGCCCCCCAGGCCAACCCGCCCGTGGCGAAAATCATGGATTACGGCAAATTCAAGTATCAGCAGGAGAAGAAGAAGAAAGAGGCGAAGAAGAAGCAGAAGCAGATCGAAGTCAAAGAGATCAAACTCTCCGTCAAAATCGCCGACAACGACATCAACTACAAAGTGAAGCATGCCAGAGAGTTCCTGGAGCAGGGCAAGCATGTCAAATTCCGCGTCTTTCTGCGGGGCCGCGAAATGGCCAATCCCGAAGCGGGGGTCGAAGTGCTCAAGAAGGTGTGGCCGATGGTCGAAGATATCGCCGACCTGGAGAAAGGGCCCTTTCATGAAGGACGCTATATCAATATGTACGTCGTTCCCAAGAAAGAGCCGCAGGCCAAAAAATAG
- the rplT gene encoding 50S ribosomal protein L20, with the protein MPRVKTGVVRRRRHKKILKLAKGFYSGRRKHFRKAKEQVEHSLVYAYRDRKQKKREFRKLWIIRINAACRLNDMNYSTFMHGLKKAGIELDRKILADMAMNNPAAFSKIVEQSKAALA; encoded by the coding sequence ATGCCAAGAGTGAAAACAGGTGTCGTACGACGCCGCCGACACAAAAAGATTCTGAAGCTGGCCAAAGGCTTCTACAGCGGACGCCGCAAACATTTCAGAAAAGCGAAAGAACAGGTCGAACACAGCCTGGTCTACGCCTACCGTGACCGTAAACAGAAAAAGCGTGAGTTCCGCAAACTCTGGATCATTCGTATCAACGCCGCGTGCCGCCTGAACGACATGAACTACTCCACCTTTATGCACGGATTGAAAAAAGCCGGTATCGAACTCGATCGCAAGATCCTGGCCGATATGGCAATGAACAATCCTGCCGCATTCTCCAAAATCGTCGAGCAGTCCAAAGCCGCTCTGGCGTAA